A stretch of Labrus mixtus chromosome 7, fLabMix1.1, whole genome shotgun sequence DNA encodes these proteins:
- the nfs1 gene encoding cysteine desulfurase, mitochondrial translates to MLCPGRTVSSLLLRPASWIPFRMGSDGRAASTQRELIKKQELDKDEPRPLYMDFQATTPMDPRVLDAMLPYQVNYYGNPHSRTHAYGWESETAMETARKQVADLIGADPREIIFTSGATESNNMAIKGVARFYQSKKRHVITTQTEHKCVLDSCRVLESEGFSITYLPVQPNGLVDLELLEASIRPDTSLLSVMTINNEIGVQQPIDEIGRICRSKNVFLHTDAAQAVGKVPINVHDWKVDLMSISGHKIYGPKGVGALYVRRRPRVRMEPLQNGGGQERGLRSGTVPTPLAVGLGAACSIAEQEMAYDHHRVSTLANRLIQKVTSELPDVILNGDPERGYPGCVNLSFAYVEGESLLMALKDIALSSGSACTSASLEPSYVLRAIGADEDLAHSSIRFGIGRFTTEAEVDYTAEKCIHQVRRLREMSPLWEMVQDGIDLKSIKWTQH, encoded by the exons ATGCTTTGCCCGGGCAGGACCGTCTCTTCCCTGCTACTGAGGCCGGCCTCGTGGATCCCTTTCCGGATGGGCTCTGACGGGAGAGCCGCCAGCACTCAGAGAG AGTTGATAAAGAAACAGGAACTGGACAAAGATGAGCCCCGCCCTCTTTACATGGACTTCCAGGCCACCACACCCATG GACCCCCGGGTGTTGGACGCCATGTTACCTTACCAGGTGAATTATTACGGTAACCCTCACTCCAGGACACACGCCTACGGCTGGGAGAGCGAGACTGCCATGGAGACAGCCAGGAAG caGGTCGCTGATTTGATTGGAGCAGATCCCAGAGAGATCATCTTCACCAGCGGAGCCACCGAGTCCAACAACATGGCCATCAAG GGCGTGGCCCGGTTCTATCAGTCCAAgaagcgtcatgtgatcaccaCGCAGACTGAACATAAGTGTGTTCTGGACTCGTGCAGAGTTCTGGAGTCCGAAGGCTTCAGCATCACCTACCTGCCGGTCCAGCCGAATGGACTGGTGGACTTGGAG CTGCTGGAGGCCTCCATCCGTCCGGACACttctctgctgtctgtgatgACCATCAACAACGAGATCGGAGTCCAACAGCCCATCGACGAGATCG GTAGGATTTGTCGTTCTAAAAATGTCTTCCTCCACACTGATGCCGCTCAGGCTGTCGGCAAAGTACCCATCAACGTCCACGACTGGAAGGTTGATCTGATGTCCATCAGCGGTCACAAGATCTACGGACCTAAAG GTGTGGGTGCTTTGTACGTGCGTCGCCGGCCTCGGGTGCGTATGGAGCCGCTGCAGAACGGGGGTGGGCAGGAGAGGGGGCTGCGGTCTGGCACTGTCCCCACCCCACTGGCTGTCGGGTTGGGAGCCGCCTGCAGCATCGCCGAGCAAGAGATGGCg TATGATCATCACAGAGTGTCCACTCTGGCTAATCGTCTGATCCAGAAGGTCACGTCAGAACTCCCCGATGTCATCTTGAATGGAGATCCAGAACGAGGCTACCctg GCTGTGTCAACCTATCGTTCGCTTACGTGGAGGGAGAGAGTCTGCTGATGGCGCTGAAGGATATCGCGCTGTCATCGGGGAG TGCTTGTACGTCAGCATCTCTGGAGCCATCGTACGTCCTCAGAGCCATCGGAGCAGATGAGGACCTGGCTCACTCTTCCATCAG gtttGGTATTGGCAGATTCACCACAGAAGCCGAGGTGGACTACACGGCAGAGAAATGCATCCACCAGGTCCGCAGACTCCGAGAGATGAG tcctCTGTGGGAGATGGTTCAGGACGGCATCGACCTGAAGAGCATCAAGTGGACTCAGCACTAG
- the c7h6orf89 gene encoding bombesin receptor-activated protein C6orf89 homolog isoform X1, whose product MGTSMSEPCIYDKLSESIDILRQSGYRYGMSEREIERFIKQVLETNEPRREPPQFPIIRATIKFVVAVGFLLIVVLAFTYPQSTPQLGLVHLGCYNWSSPLSHVRLLSLPIAKKYNLQGFHEWWSAGSLRQNLVNCSGCAEISSVMEVPESLRGTVTLRRGPQLVLLKGGEALSVQRQQLEELYLAHSGSMSVLLEEDDGLQNLNLGLPQGPANFTLFWRFSSGTREKVLRWLFPKAELCPLLDSAGTIVQRCLVTHSTNSQSKGVGVFGWLVVGEGLPTVRVLPVHRCQKHCSSFNLWLTPGDMVYADTRYWQMELFPGRGQNIICDGSAF is encoded by the exons ATGGGAACGTCGATGAGTGAGCCGTGTATCTACGACAAACTGTCGGAGAGCATCGACATCCTCCGACAGTCAGGCTACCGCTACGGCATGTCGGAGCGGGAGATCGAGAGGTTCATCAAGCAGGTCCTGGAGACCAACGAGCCCAGGAGAGAGCCGCCGCAGTTCCCCATCATAAGAGCCACcataaag TTTGTGGTTGCAGTGGGTTTCCTGCTGATTGTGGTGCTGGCCTTCACGTACCCCCAGAGCACCCCCCAGCTGGGTCTGGTCCACCTGGGCTGCTATAACTGGTCGTCCCCCCTCAGTCACGTCCGACTGCTGTCCCTCCCCATCGCCAAGAAGTACAATCTGCAAG GTTTTCACGAATGGTGGAGCGCCGGCTCTCTCAGGCAGAATCTGGTGAACTGTTCGGGCTGTGCAGAGATCTCCTCGGTGATGGAGGTCCCAGAGAGCCTCAGAGGGACCGTGACTCTGAGACGAGGGCCACAACTCGTCCTGCTGAAG GGCGGGGAGGCCCTCAGCGTCCAGcggcagcagctggaggagctctATTTGGCTCATTCAGGCTCCATGTCTGTTCTACTGGAGGAGGACGACGGGCTGCAGAACCTCAACCTCGGCCTCCCACAAGGACCCGCCAACTTCACCCTCTTCTG GCGGTTCAGCTCTGGGACCAGGGAGAAGGTGTTGAGGTGGCTCTTCCCAAAGGCTGAgctctgccccctgctggacagtGCTGGAACCATCGTGCAGCGCTGCCTGGTCACACACAGCACAAACTCCCAGAGCAAG ggCGTTGGCGTGTTTGGCTGGCTGGTGGTGGGTGAGGGGTTGCCCACAGTTCGAGTTCTTCCCGTTCATCGCTGtcagaaacactgcagctccTTCAACCTGTGGCTGACACCTGGAGACATGG TGTACGCTGACACTCGCTACTGGCAGATGGAGCTGTTCCCCGGCCGCGGTCAGAACATCATCTGTGACGGCTCAGCCTTTTAA
- the dram2b gene encoding DNA damage-regulated autophagy modulator protein 2b, with protein sequence MWWFQQGLCILPIALVIWTAASFIFAYITAVVLRHVDPLVPYISDTGTMPPERCVFGIMLDISAFLGMATVYVRYKQVEALIGEDELKLKRLNRFGLLLGWTSSFGMCVVANFQKTTLFSMHLVGAVLTFGVGALYIFVQTLLSRYMQPRVHSKTTYLIRLSIGLWTLSSIISMFVSSVIMYSSLRGVDVPQKMHWTPGETGYTAHLISTVSEWSLAFSFIMFFLTYIRDFQKIDLRAEAVLQSSHLYDLPHGNKRDSASESSSLLGGGT encoded by the exons ATGTGGTGGTTCCAGCAGGGTCTGTGTATCCTGCCCATCGCGCTAGTCATCTGGACGGCGGCGTCCTTCATCTTTGCGTACATCACGGCCGTGGTGCTGAGACACGTGGATCCTCTGGTTCCTTACATCAG tgacACGGGAACGATGCCACCAGAGAGATGTGTGTTCGGCATCATGCTAGATATCTCAGCTTTTTTAG GTATGGCCACAGTGTACGTGCGTTACAAACAGGTGGAAGCTCTGATCGGTGAGGACGAGCTCAAACTGAAGAGACTGAACCGCTTCGGGCTGCTGCTCGGCTGGACCAGCTCCTTCGGGATGTGCGTGGTCGCAAACTTCCAG aAGACCACGCTGTTCTCCATGCACCTGGTGGGGGCGGTGCTGACCTTCGGAGTGGGGGCTCTCTACATCTTCGTCCAGACGCTGCTCTCGCGCTACATGCAGCCTCGAGTCCACAGCAAGACCACCTACCTGATCCGCCTCAGCATCGGACTGTGGACGCTGAGCAGCATCATCAGCA TGTTTGTATCATCGGTCATCATGTACAGCAGTCTGCGGGGAGTGGACGTTCCCCAAAAAATGCACTGGACTCCTGGAGAGACG gGCTACACTGCTCACCTCATCAGCACCGTGTCTGAGTGGTCTCTGGCATTCTCCTTCATCATGTTCTTCCTCACCTACATCAGAGACTTCCAG aaaATTGACCTGCGAGCAGAAGCAGTTTTGCAGAGCAGCCACCTGTACGACCTGCCGCACGGAAACAAACGTGACTCCGCCTCCGAGTCGTCTTCACTGCTGGGAGGAGGGACGTGA
- the c7h6orf89 gene encoding bombesin receptor-activated protein C6orf89 homolog isoform X2, producing the protein MGTSMSEPCIYDKLSESIDILRQSGYRYGMSEREIERFIKQVLETNEPRREPPQFPIIRATIKFVVAVGFLLIVVLAFTYPQSTPQLGLVHLGCYNWSSPLSHVRLLSLPIAKKYNLQGFHEWWSAGSLRQNLVNCSGCAEISSVMEVPESLRGTVTLRRGPQLVLLKGGEALSVQRQQLEELYLAHSGSMSVLLEEDDGLQNLNLGLPQGPANFTLFWRFSSGTREKVLRWLFPKAELCPLLDSAGTIVQRCLVTHSTNSQSKGVGVFGWLVVGEGLPTVRVLPVHRCQKHCSSFNLWLTPGDMGLWHVK; encoded by the exons ATGGGAACGTCGATGAGTGAGCCGTGTATCTACGACAAACTGTCGGAGAGCATCGACATCCTCCGACAGTCAGGCTACCGCTACGGCATGTCGGAGCGGGAGATCGAGAGGTTCATCAAGCAGGTCCTGGAGACCAACGAGCCCAGGAGAGAGCCGCCGCAGTTCCCCATCATAAGAGCCACcataaag TTTGTGGTTGCAGTGGGTTTCCTGCTGATTGTGGTGCTGGCCTTCACGTACCCCCAGAGCACCCCCCAGCTGGGTCTGGTCCACCTGGGCTGCTATAACTGGTCGTCCCCCCTCAGTCACGTCCGACTGCTGTCCCTCCCCATCGCCAAGAAGTACAATCTGCAAG GTTTTCACGAATGGTGGAGCGCCGGCTCTCTCAGGCAGAATCTGGTGAACTGTTCGGGCTGTGCAGAGATCTCCTCGGTGATGGAGGTCCCAGAGAGCCTCAGAGGGACCGTGACTCTGAGACGAGGGCCACAACTCGTCCTGCTGAAG GGCGGGGAGGCCCTCAGCGTCCAGcggcagcagctggaggagctctATTTGGCTCATTCAGGCTCCATGTCTGTTCTACTGGAGGAGGACGACGGGCTGCAGAACCTCAACCTCGGCCTCCCACAAGGACCCGCCAACTTCACCCTCTTCTG GCGGTTCAGCTCTGGGACCAGGGAGAAGGTGTTGAGGTGGCTCTTCCCAAAGGCTGAgctctgccccctgctggacagtGCTGGAACCATCGTGCAGCGCTGCCTGGTCACACACAGCACAAACTCCCAGAGCAAG ggCGTTGGCGTGTTTGGCTGGCTGGTGGTGGGTGAGGGGTTGCCCACAGTTCGAGTTCTTCCCGTTCATCGCTGtcagaaacactgcagctccTTCAACCTGTGGCTGACACCTGGAGACATGG GTCTATGGCATGTCAAATGA